Within Dermacentor albipictus isolate Rhodes 1998 colony chromosome 3, USDA_Dalb.pri_finalv2, whole genome shotgun sequence, the genomic segment ATATTGGAACAACGCACTGCGCGTAATATGAACCGCCCACTTGATATCACTGACACTGCAGCGGCTGATTGAGTGAGCCGCTCGCCTGGTTCTAGTGAGAACCGCTTGTTCAGCAACGTCAGCACTAAGGGTGCAAATTCTCGCCGGTACCTTGCAATCGCACTTTCATTTACTTGAACTTCTCTTGCTGGCTTTCGCATCTTCGATGTTCCTTACTGGACATCATCACTGCCATGACTGTGTTATGGCAAAGCTCTGACTTTGACTCCTGTTACTGTGGGACCTGCCATTGGGTGAGTGTGCGAGCGCTGACTGTCCTTATTTCTCGCTCGTGATCTTCCTGCCTAGTGTTTCCTTTACAAATGCGTAGGGTAGCCAATTAGGCGCGACTCTGGTTGACCCCTTGTCGTTCgctttcatttctctctctcattgCTAACGCCGCCCATGCGTTGAACCGAGATGCGGACTAACGCGCTTGTGCCAGGTCGTTTTCTGACGCTTTCTGCTCACGTTGTGCTTCTGGTGACGCTGCTCTGGGTCTACGACGAGAACGTTCGGGCCTGCCTGCCCCGCGACTTCAGCGAGGCGCAGCATGCTGCCAAGAGCACCGAGATAATCGTGGGGCTCTCGCTGGGCCTGGTCTTGGCTGCGTTCGAGCTGGTCGGCTTCCTGACCGGCGTCTCCATGTTCTTCGCGTCGCAGGCGCTCATCTCGACGTCAGCTCACTGCGCGGCCACCGTCGCACTCGCCTACTTCGTCGTGGACCTGTGGAACTGCTCCGCCTACTGGTggatattcgtgttctgcagcgTGCTGCCGGCGTTCGCCGAGCTCTGTGTGATCATAGGAGTCGTGTGGCTCAAGAAGGTTCCCTGAAACGGGTGTCCGTCTCCCTCGTGAATGCGCGGCTACgtgcatttctttgtttttgcacCTAAGTGGTGGTCGCGAGTGCGCCGATATGTATACCTGTTTCCTCCGCGtacttatttttctctctctctcttttttttttgctgactggTACGTGCTTCGCGTAACAGGTTTTCATGTATGTCATTTATCACGAAGTCATGAAAGAGGATATGTTGTTCGGTTATTATATATATAGATTCATCTGTGTTCCGGCAAGCAGAGTGTACATATACAGGGCCCTCCATGACCTCCAGAAAAAGGCTCATGGCCCCGTTGGGAGTCATGATCCGCAATTTTAGGAGCACTGGGTCAGTTAGGGCTCGCTAAAGGACATGGTGTAGCCCAACCACACAACCATAATGAAAAGCAGTTGTGACGTACGTCTATGTTTCTTTCATTATAGTTGTACCTTTGTGCTACGTTATGTCCTTTAGCGTGAAGTAAGATTGCTCGCTACTTTGATATCATGTGACAAGTACAAGTACTTTTATCAGGCAACCGCTCAAGCGATTCGAATGAGTTTTATTGAATTAagcgcaaaaaataaagaaatttggtTTGTATTAGACTAAGATTTTTTATGAGCGCttgtatatttttattttatttatttgacacTGTCAACCCCGCTCTTGGGGTCATTACGTTACCTGTGCTAAAGCTCACCTTTCGCTGCATTATTTCATTAGGGTTCATCAGTGTGCATGTGTGCAGTGTGCATGTTTACATTCTGATAGTAGACTGCATCGCAGTCTCGTATGTGTTGCAGGCGCCTACGAGGCAAGGACGAATGAAAGATCAAGACACACGTAGCGCATACTTTCAAATGATTTCTGTCAACCTTGTGTCTTAGGCGCATTTACACGCCTGAAATGCTGGACCAACTTGCTCAACTAGGCGTGTTGACCAACCTCgtatgtgtgtttgtgagtgCGAATGTGTACGCACTCAGTGCGGGGCTACTTGCCTTCGCCTTTTATATCTATATGTTCGTGTGTGTACATGACTATGTGCTGTGGATATTTGGCCCTGGTACATTGTGTCTTTTCTTGCTACGCAAATGATATATGTATATTATATTCTTGTTGCTACTATGCGAAAAGTAGTAGGACTCACCATTATAGGGTGAATacatctatttattttattttcgccTCAATAAAAAATTGTTCTTCGATTTTTTTACGACAGTTTCCGAAAGTCGAGCCTCTTTAGGGGCCTTAAAATCATTTTGTAGCTCTACAACTCGGCAATAATATCAAGTACAGTTCTGTAAACCACGTCTACTAGGAGACCTAGAGGGATGAAAATAATGTACAATATACTTCCGCCCATTCGACTCAGGTTAATTCGATTTTTCGGTTCATTCGATCACGACCAAAAGTCCCGGCCAGCGCGCATGCCTTTCTATGGGCCCTAACTTTCGCTATTTCCATCCTAAAGCTTGACTTCGCCGGATAATACGAACTCGACCAGTCGGCACGCACGTGCATGACCCGTGTGGTGACCCCAAAAGCGACCCCTTTAGTGTCAGCGTCTGACTCGGCGGAGCTTAGGGGACAGCGAATGCGTCGAACACGCGCCGTTTCCCGTCGAAAGCGCTTATTCTCGGCCTGCCTTATTATTAGATTAGTTGTGTTAAAATGTTGCACATAGATATTCTTATTTCCCCAAC encodes:
- the LOC135919527 gene encoding transmembrane protein 107-like; translated protein: MRTNALVPGRFLTLSAHVVLLVTLLWVYDENVRACLPRDFSEAQHAAKSTEIIVGLSLGLVLAAFELVGFLTGVSMFFASQALISTSAHCAATVALAYFVVDLWNCSAYWWIFVFCSVLPAFAELCVIIGVVWLKKVP